In the Streptomyces coeruleoprunus genome, AGCGGTCCCCTGTCGACGGGAACCGCTCCCTTCACCACGTCTTACTTGGCGCCCGCAGCACCGCGGCGGATGCCGAGGCGGTCGACCAGCGTACGGAAGCGCTGGATGTCCTTCTTGGCCAGGTACTGCAGCAGGCGGCGGCGCTGACCGACCAGGATCAGCAGACCACGACGGGAGTGGTGGTCGTGCTTGTGGGTCTTGAGGTGCTCGGTCAGGTCCGAGATGCGGCGGGAGAGCAGCGCGACCTGGACCTCGGGGGAGCCGGTGTCGCCCTCCTTGGTGCCGAACTCGGCCATGATCTGCTTCTTCGTGGCGGCGTCGAGAGACACTCGGTACTCCTCTTGGTGTTCGATGCGCCCGCGAGTGCCCCTGGTCTTGGTCTCAGGGGAACTTCCGTGACTCGGAGGCGAAGGCTCGATGAGCGCTGCCCCCAGATCATCCGGGGGCGCGTACACAAACGGCCGTCACACAGCGTACCAGTCCTTCTATGACGTCAGCGCACGGATGGAGTGGTAGACGTCGAAGACCGCGAGGCAGAGCGGGACGAGCGTGAGCAGTACGGCGGCCTCGGCGATCTCCAGGAAGCGGCCCCAGAACGGGGTTACGCCCTTGTTCGGCACGATCAGGCCGATGGCGACGATCAGCGCCGCGACGCCCGCGATGGCGGCCGCCAGCCAGATCGTCCGCAGCTCCAGAGCGCCGCCCTGGCCGCGCAGGGCGTCGCGCATGACGCCGGCCGGCGGGTTGAGGGCCAGGCCGAGGCCGAGGAGCACCAGGGCGCCCAGGCCCGCGGCGAGGGCGCAGCCGATCTGGGCGGTGTAGCGGAACAGGTGGGCGCGCATGAGCATGGCCACGCCGGTGGCGAGGGCGAGCAGCTGGGCCCACACGTCGTCGGAGAAGCCGAGGACGGCGCCCGCTCCCACGGCGAGCAGCGCGCAGCCGCCGACGAGGCCGACCAGCAGCTCGTGGCCGCGGCGGGCCTGGGCCGCGATGCGCTCGGCGTCGACCGGGCCCTGCGGGGCGGGGTCGTTGCCGTCGTATCCGCCGCCGACCGCCGTGCGCGGCGGGTCGAAGCCGATGGGCAGGCGGGCGAAGCGGGTCGACAGGCCCGGCAGGAAGGCGAGGGCGCCCACGGCGAGCGGGGAGCACACGGCGGCGCTCTCGACGGGCGCCATCCCGGTCAGGGTCGCGACGAACGTGACGATCATGCCGACGGCCGAGGCGAAGGCGAACGCCACGAAGGGGCCGTCCCCGCCGGGCGCGACGATCGTCAGGATCACCGACACGACGAGCACGGCTGCGCACGCCAGCAGGAACTGGAGCCTGCCGGGGCCATGGCCCTGGGCGAGCGGCAGCAGGCCGGAGCCGGCGACCGCGGCGTTCGCCATGGCGCCGACACCGAGGGCGATGGCCGAGCCCCGGTCGTCGTACACCCGGGCCCGTACGCAGGCGAGGGTCAGCAGCAGCACGCCGGCGACGCCCGCCAGGATCGCCGGGAGGCCGTGCATGTCGTGGCGGGGACCGGACGTCCAGAGCACGAACGCCAGGAGGACCAGCAGGACGGACCCGCCGAAGAGGCCGGAGCCGCGCATGAGGGCGTCGGTCCAGAACGTGCGGTCACGGGCGACCGCGGACGCCACGGCGTCGGAGACGTCGTCGAAGACGGCCGGGGGGAGCGACTCGGCGAACGGCCGCAGGGAGAGCAGCTCGCCGTCGAGGATGCGCTGGGCCGCCAGCGAGCGGGCGCCGTCGAGGACCTTGCCGTCGCGGCGCACCAGGTGGTAGCCGACCGGGCCGCCCTCCACCGGGCTCTGGCCGGAGAGGCGCAGGATCTCCGGGTAGAGGTCGGCGACGGGGATGTCCTCGGGCAGAGCGACGTCGACGCGGCCGTCGGGCGCGACGACCGTGACGCGACAGAAGCCGGTTCCGCCGCCGGACGGCGTGGCGGGACCCGGGTGACCGGCTGCGGTGGCCGCCGCTGGGGCCGTCATACTCACCTGCTGCTTCCCCTCGTGATGCTGTGCGGGATTCCGTGGATGGACGGAACTTCGCGGGACTTCTCTGGACTTCTCGGACGGAGTGCGGACTTCTCGGGTGGATGTCGTGACGCCCACGCACCGGAGACCGGCATCGCGATCCGAGTGACCCTCTTTTTGCGGTAGTTCATGAGTGCGCAAATATCTCGCGTCACCCTACCGCTCACCCGTCACCCCGTCCGCAAGTAGGATCCCCACCGCGGATGGAGCCCGTCGCCACGGGGGCGCCGATAAGGAACGTTTCCGTCCGGCAAGGGAATTGGTGAGCTGTGAGTCAGATCGTCGTCAAGCGCCCACCACGGGTCCTGCCCTCCGAAGTGCCCAGCGAGCAGGTGCAGCTGCAACCGCCGCCGGAGCTGCCCAAGGGGCAGCAGGAGGGCGTGCTGATGCAACTCCTGCCCATGCTCGGCATGGGCGGCTCCGTCGTCTTCTTCTTCATGACCCCGAATCCGATCATGCGGATCATGGGCATGATCATGATCGCGTCCACGGTCGGCATGGGCATCGCGATGCTCGTACGCTACCGGCGCGGCACCCAGGGTCAGCTCGCCGACCTGCGGCGCGACTACCTGAGGTACCTCACCCAGACCCGGAAGTCGGTGCTGCGCACGGCGCGGCTCCAGCGTGACGCGCAGTTCTATCTGCACCCGTCGCCGGAGCAGCTGTGGGCGCTGGTCGCAGAAGGCAGCCGGGTGTGGGAGCGACGCGTCGGCGACGACGACTTCGGCCAGGTGCGCGTCGGCCTCGGCAGCCAGCAGCTCGCCACCGCGCTCCTCGCCCCCGAGACCGCCCCCGTCGACGACCTGGAGCCGCTGACCGCCGGCGCCATGCGGCAGTTCCTGGCGACGCACGGCACGCTCGACGGCCTGCCGATGGCGGTGTCGCTGCGCGCCTTCTACCACGTGGCGGTGAGCGGCGAGGCCGCGTCCGTCCGCTCGGTGACCCGCGCGATGGTGGGGTCGCTCGCCTCGCTGCACTCCCCCGAGGACCTGGTCGTCGCGGTGGCGGCCGCCCCCGAGAACGCCGCCCAGTGGGAGTGGGCGAAGTGGCTCCCGCACGTCCAGGCGCGCGGCGCGGTCGACGGCGCCGGCAGCCTGCGGCTGATCACCACGGACGTGATGGAGCTGCAGGAGATGCTCGCCGGGCACCTGGAGGGCCGGCCGCGCTTCCAGGGCGGCGACAATCCGCTGCTCGACCAGCCGCACCTCGTCATCGTCCTCGACGGCCGGACCGTGCCGCCCATGTCGGCGCTGGCGGCCGCCGAGGGCCTGCAGGGCGTGACGATCCTGGAGGTCGTCCCCGGTGACGCCGGGGGCGCGCGCGGACAGCTGTCGGTGGTCGTGCACGCCGACGAGCTGCGCCTGGAGTCCGGGCACGGCCTCGTGTACGACGGCACCCCCGACGGGCTCAGCCTGGAGGCCGCCGAGGCGCTGGCCCGCCAGCTGGCGCCGCTGCGCATGGCGTCGGGCGGCGACGACGACGAACCGCTGCTGGCGAACCTCGAGTTCACCGACCTGCTGAACCTCGGCGACGCGGCCTCGGTCGACGTCAGCCGCACCTGGCGGCCGCGCTCGCAGTCGGAGCGGCTGCGCGTGCCGATCGGTGTCGGCGAGGACGGATCGCCCGTGATGCTGGACCTGAAGGAGGCCGCGCAGGAGGGCATGGGCCCGCACGGCCTGTGCGTGGGCGCGACCGGCTCCGGCAAGTCGGAGCTGCTGCGGACGCTGGTGCTGGGCCTCGCGGTCACGCACTCGTCGGAGACCCTCAACTTCGTCCTCGCGGACTTCAAGGGTGGCGCGACCTTCGCCGGCATGTCGCAGATGCCGCACGTGGCGGCCGTCATCACCAACCTCGCGGACGACCTGACGCTCGTCGACCGCATGGGCGACTCGATCCGGGGCGAGCTGAACCGGCGGCAGGAGATGCTGCGCGACGCCGGCAACTACGCCAACATCCACGACTACGAGAAGGCGCGCGCGGCCGGCGCCGCGCTGCAGCCGATCCCCTCGCTCGTCCTGGTCATCGACGAGTTCAGCGAACTCCTCACCGCCAAGCCCGACTTCATCGACATGTTCGTGCAGATCGGCCGCATCGGCCGGTCGCTCGGCGTGCACCTGCTGCTGGCGTCGCAGCGCCTGGAGGAGGGCCGGCTGCGCGGCCTGGAGACGTACCTGTCGTACCGGATCGGTCTGCGGACCTTCTCGACGGCCGAGTCGCGCGCGGCGATCGGTGTCCCCGACGCGTACCACCTGCCGAACGTGCCGGGCTCCGGCTACCTGAAGTTCGGTACCGACGAGATGGTCCGCTTCAAGGCGGCGTACGTCTCCGGCGTGTACCGCTCCAGCGCGCAGCGGCTCGCCGTCGCCGGCGGCCCGCTGCCGGTCGACCGGCGGCCGGTGCCGTTCACGGCGGCGCCCGTGCCGATCCGGTACGTCCAGCCGTCGGCGCGGCCGCAGGTGCCGGACGCGGGGACGCAGGAGGACGACGCGCTGGCCGACTCCGTGCTGGACGTCATCGTGCGGCGGCTGGAGGGGCGCGGTGTGGAGGCCCACCAGGTGTGGCTGCCGCCGCTGGACAACCCGCCGCCGCTGGACGAGGTGCTGCCGGGGCTCTCGGAGGTGCAGGGCCGCGGTCTGACCCAGCCGGGCTTCGAGGGCGCGGGACGGCTCGTCGTACCGCTCGGTGTCGTGGACAAGCCGTTCGAGCAGCGCCGCGACACGCTGTACCGGGACTTCTCGGGCGCGGCCGGCCACATGCAGATCATCGGTGGCCCGCAGTCGGGCAAGTCGACGCTGCTGCGCACCCTGATCTCCGCCTTCGCCCTCACGCACACCCCGCACGAGGTGCAGTTCTACGGCCTCGACTTCGGTGGTGGCGGTCTGTCGGCGGTCGCCGGCCTGCCGCATGTCGGCGGCATCGCGTCGCGCCTCGACCCCGAGCGCGTGCGGCGTACGGTCGCCGAGGTGTACGGCATCCTGTCGCGCCGCGAGGAGTTCTTCCGCAGCGCCGGGATCGACTCCATCGCCACGTTCCGCCGGCTGCGCGCCCGGGGCGAGATCTCCGTGACGGACCAGCCGTGGGGCGACGTGTTCCTGGTCATCGACGGCTGGGGCAACTTCCGCTCCGACTACGAGGGCCTGGAGCAGCTCGTGATGGACATGGCCGCGCGCGGTCTGGGCTACGGCATCCACGTCGTGCTCACCGCGTCCCGGTCCATGGAGGTGCGGGCCAACCTCAAGGACCACCTGATGAACCGGCTGGAGCTGCGGCTGGGTGACCCCATGGACTCCGAGCTGGACCGGCGGGTGGCGGCGAACGTCCCGGCCGGGGTGCCGGGCCGTGGTCTCACCCCGGAGAAGCTGCACTTCATGGCGGCGGTCCCGCGGATCGACGGCATCAACTCCGACAGCGACCTCTCGGAGGCGACGGCCGCGATGGCCCGCGAGGTCGGCCGGCACTGGACGGCGCCGGGCGCCCCGGCCGTACGGCTGCTGCCGCGCGAGCTGCCGGCGGAGAACCTTCCGGCGGGCTACGCGCACCCGGAGCGCGGTGTCTCCTTCGCGATCGACGAGAACAACCTGGCGCCGGTCTTCGCCGACTTCGAGCGCGACCCGTTCTTCCTGGTCTTCGGCGAGAGCGAGTCCGGCAAGTCCAACCTGCTGCGGCTGCTGGTCAAGCAGCTGACCGAGCGGTACGACGGGGACTCCTGCAAGCTGTTCGTGGTCGACAACCGGCGCGCCCTGCTGGACGTGACGCCCGCCACGCACCTCGCGGAGTACGTCCCGATGTCCAACAACATGGACCACCACGTGGACGCCCTGGTGGGCCTGATGCGGCGGCGCACGCCGTCGGAGGACGTCACGGCGCAGCAGCTGCGGGACCGCAGCTGGTGGCAGGGCCCGAACATCTTCGTCGTCGTCGACGACTACGACCTGGTGTCGACGTCCAGCGGCAACCCGCTGGCCCCGCTCACCGAACTGCTGCCGTTCGCCCGCGACGTGGGCGTCCGCTTCATCATCGCCCGCAACACGGCGGGCGCGAGCCGCGCCGCGTACGAGCCGTTCATGCAGCGCATGATGGAACTGGGCGCCCAGGGCGTGATCCTGTCCGGCGACCCGAGCGAGGGCGACGTCCTGAGCGGCGTCCGCCCCCGCCCGATGCCCCCGGGCCGAGGCATCTTCGTCTCCCGCCAACGCGGAAACCCGCTGGTGCAGACGGGCCTCATGGCTTCGGATCTGCGGTAGGCGGACGCACTTGTCGGGGCGCTCGCGGGGTGCGGGCGCCCCGACAAGGCTTTTTCGGGCCGGGTGACACTCCGGTCGGATGAGATGACTTGCAGTTATCACGGCTGGGTTCCTAGCGTGGCGCCAGCACAGTGCTTTCTACGTGGAAGGGGCAGGCACGCGCATGGCGTGGGACGAGTGGGAGCAACTGAAGGCCGAGGCCCAAGCCCGTGGCGATACGGGGATGCGGCTGAACGGGGTACCGCCGGAGCCCGCCCCCAACGCGGGAGGCCCGAACGGTGTCCTCAAGGTCCACCAGGCCGACCTGGCCGCGATCGGTGACGAGGCGTTCAAGCTCTACACCCGGCTGTGGAAGGAGGCCCGCGTCACCAGCACCGAGACGGCGGGCACCGACTTGACCAGTCAGGGAATCATGCTGGGCAGTGCCCTCACCCATGTGTCACAGCGCTGGGACCGGCAGCTGAACACCCTGATGGACGCCTGCGCCCTGATCTCCAACCACATGGACTTCACGAAGAACGCGCACCAGGGCGACGAGTACCACATCAAGCGTCGCGTGAGCAGCATCCACGCGCTGGACGCGGGCTTCGACGAGTCGTTCGCGCCGCCGGGCAAGAAGAACGACGTGTACGGCACCAAGGAGAAGAAGGACGAGAAGGGCTAGAGGGGCATCGTGGACTTCGAATCTCTTCACTCGGCCAACTTCAAGCTGCTCGACGACACCGTCAGCGACTGGACGAGCATGGTCCAAAGGCTCGGACAATTGGAGAAGGAGGCGCGGGACGGCCTCCGCGGAAAGGCCCTGAAGGCCAACTGGATGGGCTACAACGCCACGGTGTCCCGTGCGTTCGTCGGCAGGACGGCGGGAGAGTTCGCCGACGCGCATGCTCAGGCGACGTCCATCCGCAACATCATGCGCGACACGCGGGACGAGCTGAAGACACAGCAGCGCCTGCTGAAGGAAGCGGTTGAGCGCGGGCGGGGGAAGCAGCTCACGGTGAAGTCCGACGGCTGCTTCTTCACGGTGCTGGCCGGCCCGGACGCGAAGTCCCCCGCCGCGCAGAAGGACGTCGACGCGCTGCGCGACGAACTTCAGCGGATCGTCGACAAGGCAGGCGAGATCGACGCCTCGGCCACCACGGCGCTCAAGGCGCTGGTCGACCTCACGGACTACGGCTTCTCCGGAGCGAAATACCGGGACCGCGACACCGCCACAGCCGCTCTGGAGCGGGCGGATCGCCTGGCGGCACTCGCGGGGAAGGACCCCAAGGGGCTGACGGTCAAGGAATTCGACGAGCTCAACGCGGGACTGAAGAAGTACTCCGGCGACGAGCTGTTCGCCGAGCACTTCGCCGAGAAGCTGGGTGCGCAGGGGACGCTCCGGTTCTGGGAGGGACTCAACGACCCCCACACAAACGGCGACCTCGAGGGCGCGCGCCGCGACCGGTTCGAGGACCTCCAGAAGCATCTGAGCCTGACGCTCGCCACTGCGACGCAGGCCGACACTCTGGAGATGACGAAGTGGAGGGGCGAGATGATCGACATCGGCAGCCAGCCCGTCCATAAGAACAGCGGCAACCTGGGCTTCCAGGTGATGAGCAACCTGATGCGCTGGGGGAACTTCGAGGACCAGTTCCTCAAGGACTACGGCAAGGCCCTGATCGACACCGAGAAGCGCGTCACGGACAACGGCCGGGGCATGGCCCACGCCTGGATGCAGCAGCCGATGGACCCCTTGCTGAACCGCACCGGAACCGATTCCGGCGCGGACCCCGTCGTGGGCTTCATGAAGGCCCTGTCCAACAATCCGGGCGCCGCGACGGACTTCTTCAACGGGACGTTCGTCACCAAGGACGAGGACCACGAGTTCAAGACGAAGCTTCCCAACGGAGAGGAAGAGAAGGCGGAAGTCTCCAACTTCCGGTACCTCTTCGAAGAGCGCGAATGGCCGCCTGTCGAGGACGACAAGGGCGAGAAGAGCATCGCCGGCCGCAACTACATGGCCGCAGCCCTGGAGGCGGCGACTACGGGACATCCGGCGGGCGAATCGCCGACGCGTGAGACTCCCCCGCACAACGAGGGGCAGACCGCGGTCATGGAACAGCTTGTCGAGTCCATCGGCCGTAAGCCGGAGATCTTGAAGGAACACGGGTACATGTCCGACAGCATCGGGCAGATCACCTCGGAGTACCTGCCGGACATCCACCGGGCCATGACGAACGCCGGCCCGCTCAATACGAGCGTGCCAAAGCTCTTCCCGATCGCGGGGGCGCATGCCGACTTCAACCACACAGACGTGACGCGGCTCCTCTTGATGGTAAGCCAGAACCCTGAGGGCTACGCGGCCGTCGAAGTCGGCCAGAAGGCCTATATGGCCAATCTGCTCGACTACCACATGAATCCTGACCTTCCGCAGGATCAGCGGTATCCGCACAGCATGGAGGAAACTGTCACCGAGATCGCCAGGCAATCGGCCGAAGTCGGCGGCACACTCGCCATGGGACGACAGGAGGGCGTGCTCGGCGAAGCCAAGCAGAACGACGGGGACTACGCAAATGCCGTGAATGAGAGGAAAGCAACCGTCTCTGGAGTCCTCGGCATGGGAGTCGGTATCGGAACAGGCTTCATCGCCAGCCCACCGGTCGGAGCAGCCGTGGGCGGGGCGGTAAGTACGGTGGGTGGCGTGATCATCGAACTCGTCTTCCAGAACGCGGCGGGTGAGGAGCTCAAGAGTCGGGGTTACAACGCGGCGCGGCTGTGGGAAGACAGCGAGGAAAAGAATGTCGCACTGAGCGGGGAAGCCGCCAGGCAAGCCGCTGCGGCACACAAGTCGCCGTACGCCGATCAGGCCGAGGAATGGGCGCGAAAGGGCACAGCTGACGGATTCAACGACGCACACACAGGCGCTAAGCAGATGGCTGGTGACCTCCTGACCGCTCCGAGTGCAACTTAACCACCAGATGGACACCTCGAAGGTACGGGTCCGGCCGCGAGCCGCAGAGCTTACGCAAGGCCACGCTGCAGACCACACCACAAGGACGATCATGCCCCTTAGAGAAGACTTCTCACGTTGGCGAGGCATCGCCCTCTCGGCAGGCCTGCTCGCGATGTCCCTGATAGTGACTGCCTGCTCGTCCCCACCAACACGCGACTACCAGACTCCAGAGACTCTATGCGGGACCAAGGTGCCCAAACAGCTACTGGAGGCAGTGCTTCCTCCAGGGAAGTCCATCTCTGCGCAATCGAAGTCCGGACATGGGTCTCAGCGTTGCCGTCTGGAAATCGACGGAAACACCGCGCTTTCTGCCGGAGTCGAGTGGTACGACGAGGGAAGGCCTTTGGATTTCCTTGCCGGACTGATGATGCCGCCGGTCGGAGACGCCGGATTCGAACGCCCCCATAAGCTCACTCCCGACAAGCGTTTTCTGATCTCTGACTCAGCTGCGGTTGGCCTGGTCAAGTGTGCCGACCCCAGCTACATCGACAGGGACGTCAAAGGGGACCTCTTCACCAAGATGTATGTCCTGGGCGGCCAGTCGAACGAAGAGGAAATCAAGTCCCTGATCACCGCGTACACCGAAGCCATGACCAATTCCGCGGCCTGCAGGAACGAAATCTGGTGAGGCACTGGTCCACCTGGCCACGCCGACACCGGGTCCGATGCCAGACCTGCGTGGTCGCAGGGGCCTTGGCCTTGGCGTTGACCGCAGGCGTATGGGGATACGTGGAGGTCTTCACGAAAGGGATCGACCGGCTTCCCGATCGTCCATGCGCCGGAGCTGTCGAGCGCGATACCGTCGCACGCGCGCTGCCCAGTGCGCGTAAGGCAGTGGAAAAGGAAGTGTTGTCCCCCGACCAGTTCGATTGGATCATGTTCACGTGTAGCGTTACCACCAGCGACGGCCACATGATCTTGGGCGACGTGCAGCCCACGATGGGATCGCTCGATGAATGGCGCGATTACTTCTCCGGCGGAAAACTTGAGGAGAACGCGGTCGAGGTTTCCTCGGGCGATGTCCTTATCCGCACGTCATCCGGGTACGCGGCGGCGTACGTCCCTTGCACGTTGTCCAGGGAAGCCGAATCGCAGCGAGGTGAACACAAGCCCATCCAAGGACTGGTGGTGGTGGCAGACACGCTCGGCAGGACCCGGGCGAAGGGTACCGAGCTGGCTCAAGTGATGGGGGATTTCGCCTATCAGTTGGCCGTGCATGTGTACAAGATCGGTGGCTGTCAGCAGCCCCGTACCTTCCCCGATGCACTTCCACCTGTCGCGAGCGGAGAGCCGGTGATCGAACCGTAGTGGGCCCCGGAGATGCATGAGGGGCGGGCACCTCCCGCGCGTGCCCGCCCCTTCGTTACAGCCTCGGCCGTCACCGCTTACTGGAAGTTCGACGCGGCCTTCTTGTCGCCGGCCTGGTACGCCGGAGAAGCCTCGCGCACCGCGTTCGAGATCTGGGTCAGCGACGTGTGGATCGCCGTCGCGCGGCGGTCCCAGTCGGCCTGCGCGGTGTTGTACGCCTCGCGGGCCTCGCCCTCCCAGAGGGAGGAGATCGACTTGATCTTGGCCTGAATGGCCTTGAGGCTCGCGTCCAGGCGGTCGGCCTGCTTCTTGATGTCACCCGCGGCGTCATCGAGCCGCGCGTAAGTGACGATCATCGTGCCGTCGTTGTTCGCCATCGGTCCTCCAACCGTGTCGTGCTGTCGTAAGTCGGCCGGGCTCCGTGCACGGCCGGAGCGTGTCAGTAGCTGCTGAGGTTCGACGTACGGGCCTCGGCCTTGGCGTCGCCCGAGTAGCCGTCGGCCACGTCGATGCCCCGCATGGCCGCCTCGATCTCGTCGTCCGTGTTGCCGGCGATGGTGCGAGCGGCCTCAATGGCCTCCTGGAACTTCAGCAGAAGCTTGCCGATGCCGACCATGTTCTGGTTGATCTGCGCCTGCTTGACGTTGAACGCACCGGCACCGATACCGGCCCAGGCGCCTTCCAGGCTGTCGATGGTCGCCTGCAGGGCGGCCAGCTGGGCCTTCACGTCGTCGAAGTTGCGGGTCAGCTCATCCTGGAGGCCCTTGAGGGCAACGCCATTGACCTTCTGCACTGCCATGCGATGTGCTTCCTCTCTGGAGGTTCTCGGTGGGGGTTTCCTCACCGGTCGGTGCGCGCGATGCGAGGTCGCACGCTGAGCGGGCGGGTCAGCTGCTGCGGCGCTTGCGGGCGATCAGGAACACGCCGCCCGCGAGGACAGCGGCCGCCGCGACGCCGCCCAGGACCAGGCCCAACTGGCCACCACCGTCGGCCTTCTCGCTGGAGACTGCCACGGAGGAGTCGCCTGTGGGCTTGCTCTGCGGTGCTTGTGACGAAGCTGGTGCAGAAGCTGCGCCGGAGGCGGGTGTGGAGGGTGCCGGGGAGGCCCCACCTTCGGCACCCTTCATGTCGGGCAGCGGGTTGACGTTCGGGTCACCCGGCTTGCCCAGGCCACGGTTGATGTGCGCACCGGGGCGGACGATGCCGTGACCGAGGTAGTTGCTGAGCGTGCCGGGCTTCCAGCCCTCACCCTTGCCGGCGCTCTCGAACATGACGCGAAGCACCTGGTTCGCGGTCCAGTCGGGGTGCGCGGACCAGATCAGCGCGGCGGAGGCGGAGGCGATGGCGGTGGCGGAGCTAGTGCCCTGCGCGCCGTCGCAGTAGCGTGTGAACGTCGCGTCGCACCAATTGGGAATGTCCTGGCCGGGTGCAGCGATGTCCACGAAGCTACCGTGCTGGGAGAACTCGCCCACCTTGCCATCGCGGTCCGTTGCGGCGACGCCAACGACCTCCGGGTAAGCCGCCGGGTACTCCCGCTTGTTGCCTTTGTCCCCGGAGTTGCCCACAGCAGCCAAGAGTAGTTTGCCCTTGCTGTGCGCGTACTTCACCGCGTCAGCGAGTCGTTGGGTCTGATATGGCGTGCCGAACGACATGCTGATGATTTGCGCGTCGCTGTCGGCTGCGGCCCGAATGCCGTCCTCCATGTCCCAGGGGTTCTTCTTGAGTTCCTGTGACCCGGAGCTGTTGGTGCGGATAGGGATGATCTTGACGCCTGGTGCCAGTCCCTGGAGGCCTCCACCTCGTCCGGTTCCCGCGATCAACTCGGCCATGCTCGTCCCGTGACCATCGTTGTCGTCGGTTTTCCC is a window encoding:
- a CDS encoding WXG100 family type VII secretion target, with product MANNDGTMIVTYARLDDAAGDIKKQADRLDASLKAIQAKIKSISSLWEGEAREAYNTAQADWDRRATAIHTSLTQISNAVREASPAYQAGDKKAASNFQ
- the rpsO gene encoding 30S ribosomal protein S15, with the translated sequence MSLDAATKKQIMAEFGTKEGDTGSPEVQVALLSRRISDLTEHLKTHKHDHHSRRGLLILVGQRRRLLQYLAKKDIQRFRTLVDRLGIRRGAAGAK
- the eccD gene encoding type VII secretion integral membrane protein EccD; amino-acid sequence: MTAPAAATAAGHPGPATPSGGGTGFCRVTVVAPDGRVDVALPEDIPVADLYPEILRLSGQSPVEGGPVGYHLVRRDGKVLDGARSLAAQRILDGELLSLRPFAESLPPAVFDDVSDAVASAVARDRTFWTDALMRGSGLFGGSVLLVLLAFVLWTSGPRHDMHGLPAILAGVAGVLLLTLACVRARVYDDRGSAIALGVGAMANAAVAGSGLLPLAQGHGPGRLQFLLACAAVLVVSVILTIVAPGGDGPFVAFAFASAVGMIVTFVATLTGMAPVESAAVCSPLAVGALAFLPGLSTRFARLPIGFDPPRTAVGGGYDGNDPAPQGPVDAERIAAQARRGHELLVGLVGGCALLAVGAGAVLGFSDDVWAQLLALATGVAMLMRAHLFRYTAQIGCALAAGLGALVLLGLGLALNPPAGVMRDALRGQGGALELRTIWLAAAIAGVAALIVAIGLIVPNKGVTPFWGRFLEIAEAAVLLTLVPLCLAVFDVYHSIRALTS
- the eccCa gene encoding type VII secretion protein EccCa, whose amino-acid sequence is MSQIVVKRPPRVLPSEVPSEQVQLQPPPELPKGQQEGVLMQLLPMLGMGGSVVFFFMTPNPIMRIMGMIMIASTVGMGIAMLVRYRRGTQGQLADLRRDYLRYLTQTRKSVLRTARLQRDAQFYLHPSPEQLWALVAEGSRVWERRVGDDDFGQVRVGLGSQQLATALLAPETAPVDDLEPLTAGAMRQFLATHGTLDGLPMAVSLRAFYHVAVSGEAASVRSVTRAMVGSLASLHSPEDLVVAVAAAPENAAQWEWAKWLPHVQARGAVDGAGSLRLITTDVMELQEMLAGHLEGRPRFQGGDNPLLDQPHLVIVLDGRTVPPMSALAAAEGLQGVTILEVVPGDAGGARGQLSVVVHADELRLESGHGLVYDGTPDGLSLEAAEALARQLAPLRMASGGDDDEPLLANLEFTDLLNLGDAASVDVSRTWRPRSQSERLRVPIGVGEDGSPVMLDLKEAAQEGMGPHGLCVGATGSGKSELLRTLVLGLAVTHSSETLNFVLADFKGGATFAGMSQMPHVAAVITNLADDLTLVDRMGDSIRGELNRRQEMLRDAGNYANIHDYEKARAAGAALQPIPSLVLVIDEFSELLTAKPDFIDMFVQIGRIGRSLGVHLLLASQRLEEGRLRGLETYLSYRIGLRTFSTAESRAAIGVPDAYHLPNVPGSGYLKFGTDEMVRFKAAYVSGVYRSSAQRLAVAGGPLPVDRRPVPFTAAPVPIRYVQPSARPQVPDAGTQEDDALADSVLDVIVRRLEGRGVEAHQVWLPPLDNPPPLDEVLPGLSEVQGRGLTQPGFEGAGRLVVPLGVVDKPFEQRRDTLYRDFSGAAGHMQIIGGPQSGKSTLLRTLISAFALTHTPHEVQFYGLDFGGGGLSAVAGLPHVGGIASRLDPERVRRTVAEVYGILSRREEFFRSAGIDSIATFRRLRARGEISVTDQPWGDVFLVIDGWGNFRSDYEGLEQLVMDMAARGLGYGIHVVLTASRSMEVRANLKDHLMNRLELRLGDPMDSELDRRVAANVPAGVPGRGLTPEKLHFMAAVPRIDGINSDSDLSEATAAMAREVGRHWTAPGAPAVRLLPRELPAENLPAGYAHPERGVSFAIDENNLAPVFADFERDPFFLVFGESESGKSNLLRLLVKQLTERYDGDSCKLFVVDNRRALLDVTPATHLAEYVPMSNNMDHHVDALVGLMRRRTPSEDVTAQQLRDRSWWQGPNIFVVVDDYDLVSTSSGNPLAPLTELLPFARDVGVRFIIARNTAGASRAAYEPFMQRMMELGAQGVILSGDPSEGDVLSGVRPRPMPPGRGIFVSRQRGNPLVQTGLMASDLR
- a CDS encoding DUF6571 family protein — encoded protein: MDFESLHSANFKLLDDTVSDWTSMVQRLGQLEKEARDGLRGKALKANWMGYNATVSRAFVGRTAGEFADAHAQATSIRNIMRDTRDELKTQQRLLKEAVERGRGKQLTVKSDGCFFTVLAGPDAKSPAAQKDVDALRDELQRIVDKAGEIDASATTALKALVDLTDYGFSGAKYRDRDTATAALERADRLAALAGKDPKGLTVKEFDELNAGLKKYSGDELFAEHFAEKLGAQGTLRFWEGLNDPHTNGDLEGARRDRFEDLQKHLSLTLATATQADTLEMTKWRGEMIDIGSQPVHKNSGNLGFQVMSNLMRWGNFEDQFLKDYGKALIDTEKRVTDNGRGMAHAWMQQPMDPLLNRTGTDSGADPVVGFMKALSNNPGAATDFFNGTFVTKDEDHEFKTKLPNGEEEKAEVSNFRYLFEEREWPPVEDDKGEKSIAGRNYMAAALEAATTGHPAGESPTRETPPHNEGQTAVMEQLVESIGRKPEILKEHGYMSDSIGQITSEYLPDIHRAMTNAGPLNTSVPKLFPIAGAHADFNHTDVTRLLLMVSQNPEGYAAVEVGQKAYMANLLDYHMNPDLPQDQRYPHSMEETVTEIARQSAEVGGTLAMGRQEGVLGEAKQNDGDYANAVNERKATVSGVLGMGVGIGTGFIASPPVGAAVGGAVSTVGGVIIELVFQNAAGEELKSRGYNAARLWEDSEEKNVALSGEAARQAAAAHKSPYADQAEEWARKGTADGFNDAHTGAKQMAGDLLTAPSAT
- a CDS encoding WXG100 family type VII secretion target, whose product is MAVQKVNGVALKGLQDELTRNFDDVKAQLAALQATIDSLEGAWAGIGAGAFNVKQAQINQNMVGIGKLLLKFQEAIEAARTIAGNTDDEIEAAMRGIDVADGYSGDAKAEARTSNLSSY